In Leptospira licerasiae serovar Varillal str. VAR 010, the genomic window GAGGGTTCAGCAAATAAAGTAGAAGGAAGAATGGCGAAAATGCAAAGTACAAATTGGGATATTATTTTTTTCAAGGTTACGCGCTCTTGTATCAAAATCGTCTTACTTTACATATCCGGTCCTAACCCTAAAGGGGTCATTTGAAATTGGATTTGTTCTGAAAAAAATATGGGATATAAGAGAACTTAAAGTTGGAACTTTCAAAATTTTTGTCGGAACTCCTACAGGCTTATGCGGGCCCGGGATTGACCCTGATTTCTTTCGGAGCAGCCACCTTGCTTCCGTTCAGTTCCGAAGCGGTACTTATGGGAGCGATCTGGTCGGGTCTTTCTCCCGCAGAAGCTGTGTTCTGGGCCTCGATCGGAAATTGTGCCGCATGCGCATTCAATTATTCATTAGGTTATTGGTTTGGTAAAAAGATTGAGGCTAGGATTTCCGAATCCAAGACCTATGCTGGGTGGGCGGAAAGAATGTCCAGATGGGGGTACTGGGCTTTGGGATTTTCTTTTCTTCCCTTTGTAGGAGATCCAATTACGGTGCTCTCCGGATTTTTTCGCCAGAAGTTTTGGATTTTTGCTTTGGTAGTATTCTCACTTCGGATATTAAGATACATTGCGCTGGCTTATGGACTCGGCTTGTAATCTTTCAAAATACAGGAACTTGTAATATTCTTTTAATGGTCGAGTTTTGGAAAAAATTTCCAAACCAGAAAAGGATCGAACAAGTCTATAGAAAAGCCTTCTTGAGAAATGTCTGATAGAAGGAACTCCAATAAAACTAAAACAGAAAGGAAGAAGGAAGTTTTTGAAAAAGAATTCTCCCCTCAAAAAGAAATCGCAAAAGACCGCTAACCGAAAAAAGGAAAAACTTGCAATTGTAGGTTCCGGAATTGCCGGGATGGGCTGTTCCTACTTTTTAAGGGACCAATACGATATTACAGTTTTCGAAAAGGCGGACTATGTCGGAGGTCATACGAACACCGTATTCATTCCGGAAGAAGATAAAAAGATCCCGATCGATACCGGGTTTATAGTATTCAACCATGTCACTTATCCCAACCTAAAACGTTTTTTCGAAGAATTACATGTGCCCACAAAAAAAACCAGTATGTCTTTTAGTGTGCAACATGTTCCGGACAATTTGGAGTTTTGCGGTTCAGGCTTGAACGGCCTATTCGCTCAAAGAAAAAATATATTCAATTTTAGATTTTTACGTTTGCTTCTGAATATCAATCGTTTCAACGATGAATCCCCTAAAATATTACAAGATCCTAAATACAAAGAATATTCTCTGCAAAGATATATAAAAGAAGAAGGGTATCATCCCGATCTTCTGACATACTACTTGGTCCCAATGAGTTCCGCAGTTTGGTCTACTCCTGAAGACCTGATGTTGGAATTCCCCGCTTACTCTCTAGTCCGCTTTTTCTTGAATCATGGATTCTTGGGATTAAATACGCAGCACCAATGGTACACTGTGGACGGCGGCTCTATCGAGTATGTCAAAAGACTGATCTCATCCAATCGGGATCGATTTTATACTAACTCGCCGGTCTTAGGAGTAGAAACTACTTCGGCAGGTAAAGCCAAACTTATCTTTAAGGGCAACAAGTCGCAAGTATTCGATAAGGTAATACTTGCCTGCCATGCAGATAGTTCCCTTTCTATTCTAAAAAAGCCTACATCTTTGCAGAAAGAATTATTATCTCAGTTTGATTATCAAGAGAATATCGCGACCTTACATACGGATGATTCCGTAATGCCAAATACAAGATCCACTTGGTCATCTTGGAATTATAGAATGGATCGGATCCAAGGAGAGATCCGCCCTCATACTATCTATTGGATGAACAGCTTGCAGGGAGTTTCCAAGCAGAAGGATTATTTTCTATCCATAGGAGATCCCGGACTTGTGGATCCTAAAAAGATCTTGAAAAGGATCAAATACGAACATCCTCTTTTTCATGTCGGTTCATTAAAAGCACAAGGCAGACTATCCGAATTAAATCGGAAGGGGCCTATTTATTTCTGCGGTAGTTATTTTAGATACGGATTCCATGAAGACGCGTTTTGGTCAGCTAAAGAATTATCGGAGACCCTGCTGGGAAGGAAGGTATGGGACTAAATTCCAAGATAGTCGAAGCAAGGGTTATGCATGATCGTAAGATCCCTAAACCGAATCGGTTCAATTACGGGGTCTTTACATTCCAATTGGATCTAGATGAACTCGATTTAGTGAACGACCGTTTATGGATGCTTGGAAATAATAAGTTTCGAGTATTTTCTTTTAAAGATAAGGATCACCTAAACTTCGGAAAAGAAGGTATAAAAGAAAATTTTTTAGAGTACTTAAGAAAAGAAGGAGTCAAAGAGAAGGTAGAAAAGGTAACGCTAATCACCAACCTGAGAGTATTCGGCTACGTCTTTAATCCGGTATCGTTTTATTTTGCCGAGGATAAGGATGGAAATCCAATATGCGCCGTTGCAGAGGTTGGGAATACATTCGGAGAAATGAAGTTATTCTTCCTTGGAAAAGGATCCTTTACTCAAAAAGGATTTAAAAAGAAAGAAGGGAAGTTCTTCTATGTCTCTCCGTTTGTCAGTCTGGACTCAGAGTTTGAATTTTATTTAAATCCTCCTCAAGACGGAAGGATAAACTTAAGGATAGACGCTTTCGAAAATGGCGAAAGGGTCATGGTGACAACTTATACCGGTAAGGCTTTAGATCTAACGGATCTAAATCTGATCCGGATGTTCCTGAAATATCCTTTCGTAACATTGAGAGTGATCGGACTCATCCACTGGCAGGCCTTACTTCTTTACCTGAAAAAACTTCCTTTCATTCGAAAGAATGAAGGTTTAGATAAACAAAGGGGATTGCATCTTGGAAGGCGATAATATTGTAAAAGTAGAACCGTTGGAAAGTGCTGGTTCTGGGGTCGGAACATTAAGTTTTTATGAAAGGATCTTCTTCTCCGCGTTATCGGGAATGCAAAGGGGATCTTTGAGGATCCTTTTTCCGGACGGAGGGCAAAGATATTTGGGAAATCCTAATTCTTCGGATCCTCCGGAGTTCCATCACGCGATACTGCAGGTGAAGGATCGGAAATTTTTCAAAAAGTTGGTATTGTACGGGGATATCGGTTTAGCTGAATCTTATATGGATGGTGATTGGGATACGGACGATATTCGTGCGATCATCTGTTGGTTCTTATTAAATTTAGAAAGTACACCTTCCGTTAGCGGTTCTAATAAGAGTCTTTTTCATCTTGCTTTAATGAATTTGGGGAATCGTCTGCTCCACTTGTTCCGGAACAACTCTGTCAAAGGTAGTAAGAAGAATATTTCGGAACATTACGATCTAGGGAACGATTTTTATAAGAAGTTCTTAGATCAGACAATGACATATTCATGCGCCTACTTTTCGGATCCTACAAAGTCTTTGGAAGAAGCGCAAATCGCTAAGATAGAAAACTTATGTAAAAAATTAAAACTCAAGGATACCGATCACCTTTTGGAGATCGGAACAGGTTGGGGCGCATTCTCAACTTACGCAGCTAAAAACTATGGCTGTAAAGTGACTTCTTATACGATTTCTGAAGAACAATACAAGTTCGCAAAAGCAAAAATTTCCGCAATGGGTTTGGAAGATAAGATAGAAGTCCGACTGGAAGATTATAGAAAAGTTGAGGGCTCCTACGATAAGATAGTGACTGTCGAAATGTTAGAAGCGGTAGGTCACGAATATTTCGAGGACTTCTTCGCTATGTGCCATAGAGTCTTAAAAAAGGACGGACTTATGGCTCACCAGATCATCACCTGTCCGGACTCCAGATACGAATCTTTTAGAAAGGGAGTGGATTTTATCCAAAAGCATATTTTTCCGGGATCACTTATACCTTCGATTGCAAGGATCAATGAAGCGATCAATAAGACCGGCGATATGTTCATTCATGAGCTGGAAGATATCGGCAGATATTACGATCGTACCCTTATGACTTGGCAAAAGGGATTCGAAGAGAATCTTTCTTCTATCGCAAGTATGGGTTATAATGAATCCTTTTTGCGTAAGTGGAGATATTATTTTTCGTATTGCGCTGCAGCCTTTCATATGAGAAATATCAGCGTGGTGCAGGTAGTCTATACCAGGCCGAATAATCTCGGATTGAATTCTCAGTGACAAAATTACAAGACCAAGGATCTAAACCTTCCTTCTTTGCCAAAGCTAGGGGAAGGATACTAGAAGAATTAAAAACAGGAACAAGTCCAGAGAAGATCGCATTATCTTTGGCAATCGGTGGAGCGATCGGGATCTTTCCTTTGATCGGGACCACAATGGCAATATGCGCCTTCTTAGGTTTTGTTTTAAGATTGAACCCGGTTTCCATTCAGATAGCAAATTATGCGATGTATCCATTTCAAGTTTTTCTAATTATTCCTTTTTTGGAATTAGGGGCATATTTGTCCGGGAAGGAACTGGATCTAACTTGGGCGTATAGACTTGTAGAAGGAGATAGTTCTCAAGTTTTGGAAGGGCTTTCTCATTCTGCAGTGTATGCTGTCCTTGGGTGGACTTGTATGGTGCCGATTCCTGCGGGGATCTCTTATTTTCTATTATTGATCCTGGTAAAAAAGGCAAACCAGATCGTTCGCAAATAAATCCATGTATATCGGAGTGTTCTAATGTACGAAAAAGCCGTGTCCTTGATGTTCAGTGCTTGGGTAGTCGTATTCTTTTTGATGAGCCTTCTTTGGTTAATCGGAAAGCTTATCAAAAATTATTCGATCGTAGATGTGGGATGGGGCCTTTGTATTTCCACTGTCGCGATCGTATATTTTTTATTAGGCGACGCTTTTTCAGTAAGAAAAGCGATCTTTGCTTTTATGGCAACTGTTTGGGGTTGGAGACTTTCCTATTTTATATTTACTACGAGAGTTCTAACAGGTCACGAAGACGCAAGATATACCGAATTTAGAAAGGAATATGGAGATCAAGTAGATCGTAAATTTTTCACAAATGTATTCCAATTCCAGGGAATTCTCGGAACAATTTTAAGCCTTCCTTTTCTTTTTCCAGCTTTGAACCCTTCGATACAAACCCATCCATTGGAGATCGTAGGTCTTTGCGTTTTTGTGATCGGGCTTTGGGGGGAATCTGTCGCCGACTTCCAATTGGCGGAATTCAAATTGGATCCTAATAATAAGGGAAAGGTTTGTGATATAGGACTTTGGAGATACAGCAGACATCCGAATTATTTTTTTGAATGGGTAATTTGGGTCTCTTTTGGTCTCGTCTCTCTCGCTTCTCCGTGGGGATGGATCGGTCTTGTCTCTCCGTTGATCATGTTTATACTTTTAACTAAGGTCACTGGGATCCCTTTCAATGAGGTCGGGCAATTAAAGTCAAAAGGAAATCTGTATTTGGATTATAAGTCCAGGACCAGTGCATTCTTTCCTTGGTTCCCTAAAAAGTAGATTCAAAATATAGAATATAGGAAAACCTAATATGAGTCTGATCTATACTCTGATGGAAAAAGATATATTCCCGGATTGGTTGATCCGATTTAGGATACGACAACTATTGCGTCTTAGGCTCCGTATGGAAGATAAAGGGAGCCTGGAAAAGAATCAGGAACATCTAATCCAATATGTAAATTCACTAAAACGATCGCCAATCGCGATTGATACCCAGGCTGCAAACGAGCAACACTATGAGGTCCCTTCTTCTTTTTTCAAATTGGTGTTGGGCAAACATATGAAATATAGCTCGGGCTATTGGACTTCTCCGGATATAGGGATAGACGAGTCCGAAAGGATTATGTTGGACCTAACGTGCAAAAGGGCGGAGTTAGAGAACGGGATGAGTGTTCTGGACCTAGGCTGTGGCTGGGGATCCATTTCTCTTTATATAGCGGAAAATTATCCGAAATGCAAAGTCACAGGAGTCTCCAATTCCAAAAGTCAAAAGAAGTTTATAGATTCGGAGGCTAAAAAGAGAGGTTTAAAAAACCTGAATATTATTACTGCGGACATGAACGTATTTAAGACGAATTTGAAATTCGATCGTATCATCTCCGTGGAAATGTTGGAACATATGAAAAACTACGAAGTTCTATTCCAGAAACTGGCTAGTTTTCTGAAACCGAAAGGAAAGTTTTTCGTACATATATTCACACATAAAAAATTCGCATATCCGTTCGACGTTGTGGATGATACGGATTGGATGGCAAAATACTTTTTTACGGGAGGGCAAATGCCTTCTCATGATCTGTTCTTATATTTTCAAAAGGATTTTCGGATCATTAACCAGTGGATAGTAAACGGAAAAAATTACGCGCTTACTTCCGAGGCTTGGCTTTCCAATATGTATAAGAATAAGGAAGAAGTTCTCAAAATATTAGGAGAAACCTACGGCAAAGAGCATGCGGTAAAATGGTTTGTTTATTGGAAAACGTTCTTTATGGCATGTGCCGAACTTTGGAAATACAAGAATGGAGAAGAATGGATCGTCTCTCATTATCTTTTTGATAAAAGATAAAAGAAATATAAACTCACAGGTTTTCCGGTAAACAAAGAGACCTGTGAGTTTTATGATTCGATCTAAGATTAAGCTTTTAATCCTGTATATAAGAACTGGATCAAATCCTTAGTGATTTTCCTTGCTTGTTTGATCTCTACGTCTCGGAACATCATTTGTTGCCCTGACAATAATACTGCAACTCCATGGGCCATTGTCCATGCGGAAGTGGCCGCTTTTTCCGCATTTCCTTCGGGAATTAAACTTGCCTTTTGACAATCTTTGATGATATCCACTATGATCTGAAATGTTTCATCTTCTGTTTTGATCAAAGAATCGTATTTTAAATGGCTTTCGATCTGGTTCCCATACATGATCCTAAATAGATCAGGATTTTCTAATGCAAATTCCACATAAGAAACCCCTGATTCTCTGAATAAAAGCAAGGGTCTCTTCTTGTATTTAGTCCTTAATCTTTTTTGTCTTTCCGCCAAGATCTTAAATCCTTCCTCTGCAATGTCTGCATATAAGGATTCCAAGTCAGGATAATGTCTATAGGGAGCGGATTGGCTGACCCCGGCCAAGGTGGCGGCTTTTCTAAGACTTAAAGCCTTATAACCTTCTTCTTTTAAGATTTTCACGGAGGCGTCTAATAAGGCCCTTTTTAGGTCTCCATGGTGGTATGAAATTTTTTCTTGGGAATTTTTCATGTTGACATGTATTACATTAAAGGTTGAAATCATAAAACTGAATGTGTTCAGTGTTCACATTGAATACGAATAAGAGGTTTTGTCAATGAATATTGATCAAGTAGGAAACGAATTCGATATTATATTT contains:
- a CDS encoding YqaA family protein, producing MELSKFLSELLQAYAGPGLTLISFGAATLLPFSSEAVLMGAIWSGLSPAEAVFWASIGNCAACAFNYSLGYWFGKKIEARISESKTYAGWAERMSRWGYWALGFSFLPFVGDPITVLSGFFRQKFWIFALVVFSLRILRYIALAYGLGL
- a CDS encoding NAD(P)/FAD-dependent oxidoreductase codes for the protein MKKNSPLKKKSQKTANRKKEKLAIVGSGIAGMGCSYFLRDQYDITVFEKADYVGGHTNTVFIPEEDKKIPIDTGFIVFNHVTYPNLKRFFEELHVPTKKTSMSFSVQHVPDNLEFCGSGLNGLFAQRKNIFNFRFLRLLLNINRFNDESPKILQDPKYKEYSLQRYIKEEGYHPDLLTYYLVPMSSAVWSTPEDLMLEFPAYSLVRFFLNHGFLGLNTQHQWYTVDGGSIEYVKRLISSNRDRFYTNSPVLGVETTSAGKAKLIFKGNKSQVFDKVILACHADSSLSILKKPTSLQKELLSQFDYQENIATLHTDDSVMPNTRSTWSSWNYRMDRIQGEIRPHTIYWMNSLQGVSKQKDYFLSIGDPGLVDPKKILKRIKYEHPLFHVGSLKAQGRLSELNRKGPIYFCGSYFRYGFHEDAFWSAKELSETLLGRKVWD
- a CDS encoding DUF1365 domain-containing protein, which encodes MGLNSKIVEARVMHDRKIPKPNRFNYGVFTFQLDLDELDLVNDRLWMLGNNKFRVFSFKDKDHLNFGKEGIKENFLEYLRKEGVKEKVEKVTLITNLRVFGYVFNPVSFYFAEDKDGNPICAVAEVGNTFGEMKLFFLGKGSFTQKGFKKKEGKFFYVSPFVSLDSEFEFYLNPPQDGRINLRIDAFENGERVMVTTYTGKALDLTDLNLIRMFLKYPFVTLRVIGLIHWQALLLYLKKLPFIRKNEGLDKQRGLHLGRR
- a CDS encoding SAM-dependent methyltransferase — protein: MEGDNIVKVEPLESAGSGVGTLSFYERIFFSALSGMQRGSLRILFPDGGQRYLGNPNSSDPPEFHHAILQVKDRKFFKKLVLYGDIGLAESYMDGDWDTDDIRAIICWFLLNLESTPSVSGSNKSLFHLALMNLGNRLLHLFRNNSVKGSKKNISEHYDLGNDFYKKFLDQTMTYSCAYFSDPTKSLEEAQIAKIENLCKKLKLKDTDHLLEIGTGWGAFSTYAAKNYGCKVTSYTISEEQYKFAKAKISAMGLEDKIEVRLEDYRKVEGSYDKIVTVEMLEAVGHEYFEDFFAMCHRVLKKDGLMAHQIITCPDSRYESFRKGVDFIQKHIFPGSLIPSIARINEAINKTGDMFIHELEDIGRYYDRTLMTWQKGFEENLSSIASMGYNESFLRKWRYYFSYCAAAFHMRNISVVQVVYTRPNNLGLNSQ
- a CDS encoding DUF2062 domain-containing protein, yielding MTKLQDQGSKPSFFAKARGRILEELKTGTSPEKIALSLAIGGAIGIFPLIGTTMAICAFLGFVLRLNPVSIQIANYAMYPFQVFLIIPFLELGAYLSGKELDLTWAYRLVEGDSSQVLEGLSHSAVYAVLGWTCMVPIPAGISYFLLLILVKKANQIVRK
- a CDS encoding DUF1295 domain-containing protein, coding for MYEKAVSLMFSAWVVVFFLMSLLWLIGKLIKNYSIVDVGWGLCISTVAIVYFLLGDAFSVRKAIFAFMATVWGWRLSYFIFTTRVLTGHEDARYTEFRKEYGDQVDRKFFTNVFQFQGILGTILSLPFLFPALNPSIQTHPLEIVGLCVFVIGLWGESVADFQLAEFKLDPNNKGKVCDIGLWRYSRHPNYFFEWVIWVSFGLVSLASPWGWIGLVSPLIMFILLTKVTGIPFNEVGQLKSKGNLYLDYKSRTSAFFPWFPKK
- a CDS encoding SAM-dependent methyltransferase, producing MSLIYTLMEKDIFPDWLIRFRIRQLLRLRLRMEDKGSLEKNQEHLIQYVNSLKRSPIAIDTQAANEQHYEVPSSFFKLVLGKHMKYSSGYWTSPDIGIDESERIMLDLTCKRAELENGMSVLDLGCGWGSISLYIAENYPKCKVTGVSNSKSQKKFIDSEAKKRGLKNLNIITADMNVFKTNLKFDRIISVEMLEHMKNYEVLFQKLASFLKPKGKFFVHIFTHKKFAYPFDVVDDTDWMAKYFFTGGQMPSHDLFLYFQKDFRIINQWIVNGKNYALTSEAWLSNMYKNKEEVLKILGETYGKEHAVKWFVYWKTFFMACAELWKYKNGEEWIVSHYLFDKR
- a CDS encoding TetR/AcrR family transcriptional regulator, yielding MKNSQEKISYHHGDLKRALLDASVKILKEEGYKALSLRKAATLAGVSQSAPYRHYPDLESLYADIAEEGFKILAERQKRLRTKYKKRPLLLFRESGVSYVEFALENPDLFRIMYGNQIESHLKYDSLIKTEDETFQIIVDIIKDCQKASLIPEGNAEKAATSAWTMAHGVAVLLSGQQMMFRDVEIKQARKITKDLIQFLYTGLKA